A genomic stretch from Gopherus evgoodei ecotype Sinaloan lineage chromosome 18, rGopEvg1_v1.p, whole genome shotgun sequence includes:
- the PIK3CD gene encoding phosphatidylinositol 4,5-bisphosphate 3-kinase catalytic subunit delta isoform isoform X1 — protein sequence MPPGIYCPVEFWSKEENQTIQVDFLLPTGIYLNLSVSCNASLGTIKQVVWRHAQYEPLYHMLSDPEAYVFTCINQTAEQQELEDEQRRLCDIQPFLPVLRLVAREGDRVKKLINSQISLLIGKAAAADYQGPVTLLLCGSSLFISTPHSGLHEFDSVRDPEVNDFRAKMRQFCEEKAVKRQQLSWMTWMEYNFPLQLEPLAKGPRTGPLRIPNKNIFVNVKFESGGESFTFQVSPKEFPVTLMSYAIKKQATVFRHQTVESPEDYTLQVKGKCEYLYGNYPLYQFQYIRSCLHHGLMPHLTMVHFSSIIAMRDEQTNCTAHTPKMVSKPPPLPKKKPTHESLWSLNQPFYIELVQGSKVNADERMKLVVQAGLYHGNEMLCKMVSSAEVNVCSEPVWKQRLDFDISICDLPRMARLCFALYAVIEKAKKARSTKKKSKKADCPIAWVNVMLFDYKDQLKTGECCLHMWSSFPDEKGELLNPMGTVQSNPNTESAAALVICFPSVTPHPVYYPSFEQLLELGRNGEYTRAASEDPEEKQQLREILERRSHTELYEHEKDLVWKMRYEIRDQYPEALAKLLIITKWNKHEDVAQMISLLRSWPELPVLNALELLDFSFPDRYVGSFTINSLKKLTDDELFQYLLQLVQVLKYESYLDCELTKFLLDRALANRKIGHFLFWHLRSEMHVPAVALRFGLILEAYCRGSNYHMKVLMKQGEALNKMKALNDFIKVSSQKATKPQAKEMMHVCMKQETYLEALSNLQCPLNPTVILAEVCVDQCTFMDSKMKPLWIVFNNEEAGGRGVGIIFKNGDDLRQDMLTLQMIQLMDVLWKQEGLDLRMTPYGCLSTGDKTGLIEVVLHSDTIANIQLNKSNMAATAAFNKDALLNWLKSKNPGEALEQAIEEFTLSCAGYCVATYVLGIGDRHSDNIMIRETGQLFHIDFGHFLGNFKTKFGINRERVPFILTYDFVHVIQQGKTTNSEKFERFRDYCEKAYMILRCHGLLFLHLFALMKAAGLPELSCSKDIQYLKDSLALGKTDEEALKHFRLKFNEALRESWKTKVNWLAHNVSKDNRQ from the exons ATGCCCCCGGGCATCTATTGCCCTGTTGAATTCTGGTCCAAGGAAGAAAACCAAACCATCCAGGTGGACTTCCTGCTGCCTACAGGGATATACCTGAATCTATCTGTATCCTGCAATGCCAGCTTGGGCACCATCAAACAG GTGGTCTGGCGTCACGCACAGTATGAGCCGTTGTATCACATGCTCAGTGACCCCGAAGCGTACGTCTTCACGTGTATCAACCAGACAGCCgagcagcaggagctggaggatgAGCAGCGGCGCCTCTGCGACATTCAGCCCTTCCTGCCTGTCCTTCGACTGGTGGCTCGTGAAGGTGACCGCGTCAAGAAGCTGATTAACTCCCAGATCAGCCTGCTTATTGGGAAAG CAGCGGCAGCTGATTATCAAGGACCAGTGACCCTACTGCTATGTGGATCATCTCTCTTCATTTCAACACCCCACTCAGGTTTGCATGAGTTTGACTCGGTGCGCGACCCGGAGGTGAATGACTTCCGTGCAAAAATGCGACAGTTCTGTGAAGAGAAGGCGGTGAAGCGACAGCAGCTGAGCTGGATGACCTGGATGGAATACAACTTTCCCTTGCAACTGGAGCCCTTGGCCAAAGGTCCCAGGACCGGCCCCCTTCGCATCCCCAACAAGAACATCTTCGTCAACGTCAAGTTTGAGTCTGGCGGG GAGAGCTTCACCTTCCAagtctcccccaaggaattcccTGTCACGTTAATGAGCTATGCCATCAAGAAGCAAGCTACCGTCTTCCGCCACCAGACAGTGGAGAGCCCTGAGGATTATACTCTGCAGGTGAAAGGGAAATGTGAATATCTCTACGGGAACTACCCTCTGTACCAGTTCCAG TACATCCGGAGCTGCCTGCACCATGGTCTGATGCCCCACCTGACGATGGTACACTTCTCCTCCATCATCGCTATGCGAGACGAGCAGACCAACTGCACCGCCCACACCCCGAAGATGGTTTCCAAGCCTCCCCCGCTCCCCAAGAAAAAG CCAACTCACGAGTCTCTCTGGTCCCTTAATCAGCCTTTTTACATTGAACTGGTGCAAGGCAGTAAAGTGAATGCAGATGAGAGGATGAAG TTGGTGGTGCAGGCAGGCCTTTACCATGGCAACGAGATGCTCTGCAAGATGGTGTCAAGCGCCGAGGTGAATGTGTGTTCGGAGCCAGTGTGGAAACAGAGGCTGGATTTTGACATTAGCATCTGTGACTTGCCCCGCATGGCGCGGCTCTGCTTCGCCCTCTACGCTGTCATCGAGAAGGCCAAGAAGGCACGATCCACCAAGAAAAAATCCAAGAAAGCT GACTGTCCAATAGCCTGGGTGAATGTCATGCTCTTTGACTACAAGGACCAGTTGAAAACAGGAGAGTGCTGCCTGCACATGTGGTCGTCATTTCCAG ATGAGAAAGGGGAGCTGTTGAACCCCATGGGCACAGTCCAGAGCAACCCCAACACAGAGAGCGCAGCAGCCCTGGTCATCTGCTTCCCCAGCGTCACACCCCATCCTGTGTACTACCCATCCTTCGAGCAG CTGTTGGAGTTGGGGAGGAACGGAGAGTACACCCGTGCCGCATCAGAGGATCCAGAGGAG aagcagcagctgaggGAGATCCTGGAGCGAAGGAGCCACACCGAACTCTATGAGCATGAGAAGGACCTGGTGTGGAAGATGAGGTACGAGATCCGGGACCAGTACCCAGAGGCCTTGGCAAAGCTCCTCATCATCACCAAGTGGAACAAACATGAGGATGTTGCCCAG ATGATCTCCCTGCTCCGGTCCTGGCCGGAGCTGCCTGTCCTGAATGCCCTGGAGCTGCTGGATTTTAGCTTCCCTGATCGCTATGTTGGTTCCTTCACAATCAACTCATTAAAAAAGCTGAC aGATGACGAATTGTTCCAGTATCTGCTGCAGCTTGTCCAGGTGCTCAAGTATGAATCCTACTTAGACTGTGAATTAACCAAGTTCCTACTGGACAGAGCTTTAGCCAATCGCAAAATAGGACACTTTCTGTTTTGGCATCTCAG GTCAGAGATGCACGTCCCTGCAGTCGCCCTCAGGTTTGGCCTGATTTTGGAGGCCTATTGCAGAGGCAGCAACTACCATATGAAAGTTCTAATGAAGCAG GGGGAAGCACTTAATAAAATGAAAGCCTTGAATGACTTCATTAAAGTGAGCTCTCAGAAGGCCACCAAACCACAAGCCAAGGAGATGATGCATGTGTGCATGAAGCAGGAGACCTATCTCGAGGCACTTTCCAATCTCCAGTGCCCCCTGAACCCCACCGTTATTCTTGCTGAAGTTTG TGTGGATCAGTGCACTTTTATGGACTCCAAGATGAAACCATTGTGGATTGTGTTTAATAATGaagaagcaggtggaaggggagtgggcatcattttcaaaaatggagaCG ATCTCCGTCAGGACATGCTGACTCTGCAGATGATCCAGCTGATGGACGTACTGTGGAagcaggagggtttggacctgag GATGACCCCTTACGGCTGCCTCTCCACAGGCGACAAGACGGGGCTGATCGAAGTCGTCCTGCACTCGGACACCATTGCCAACATCCAACTGAACAAAAGCAACATGGCAGCCACTGCAGCTTTCAACAAGGATGCGCTGCTGAACTGGCTAAAATCCAAGAACCCAGG TGAAGCACTAGAACAAGCCATAGAGGAGTTCACTCTTTCCTGTGCTGGGTACTGTGTGGCAACGTATGTGCTGGGCATAGGGGACCGGCACAGCGACAACATCATGATCCGGGAAACTGGCCAG CTGTTTCATATTGATTTTGGCCACTTCTTGGGGAACTTCAAAACCAAATTTGGTATTAACAGAGAACGGGTTCCTTTTATCTTAACCTATGACTTTGTGCATGTGATCCAGCAAGGGAAAACTACCAACAGTGAAAAGTTTGAAAG ATTCAGGGATTACTGTGAAAAAGCCTACATGATCCTGAGGTGCCATGGTCTTCTCTTCCTGCATTTGTTTGCACTGATGAAAGCTGCTGGCCTGCCAGAACTCAGCTGCTCTAAAGACATTCAGTATCTCAAG GATTCtctagctttaggaaaaacagatgagGAGGCATTGAAGCACTTCAGACTAAAATTTAATGAAGCCCTTCGAGAGAGCTGGAAAACCAAAGTGAACTGGTTGGCACACAATGTATCCAAAGATAACAGACAGTAA
- the PIK3CD gene encoding phosphatidylinositol 4,5-bisphosphate 3-kinase catalytic subunit delta isoform isoform X2 yields MPPGIYCPVEFWSKEENQTIQVDFLLPTGIYLNLSVSCNASLGTIKQVVWRHAQYEPLYHMLSDPEAYVFTCINQTAEQQELEDEQRRLCDIQPFLPVLRLVAREGDRVKKLINSQISLLIGKGLHEFDSVRDPEVNDFRAKMRQFCEEKAVKRQQLSWMTWMEYNFPLQLEPLAKGPRTGPLRIPNKNIFVNVKFESGGESFTFQVSPKEFPVTLMSYAIKKQATVFRHQTVESPEDYTLQVKGKCEYLYGNYPLYQFQYIRSCLHHGLMPHLTMVHFSSIIAMRDEQTNCTAHTPKMVSKPPPLPKKKPTHESLWSLNQPFYIELVQGSKVNADERMKLVVQAGLYHGNEMLCKMVSSAEVNVCSEPVWKQRLDFDISICDLPRMARLCFALYAVIEKAKKARSTKKKSKKADCPIAWVNVMLFDYKDQLKTGECCLHMWSSFPDEKGELLNPMGTVQSNPNTESAAALVICFPSVTPHPVYYPSFEQLLELGRNGEYTRAASEDPEEKQQLREILERRSHTELYEHEKDLVWKMRYEIRDQYPEALAKLLIITKWNKHEDVAQMISLLRSWPELPVLNALELLDFSFPDRYVGSFTINSLKKLTDDELFQYLLQLVQVLKYESYLDCELTKFLLDRALANRKIGHFLFWHLRSEMHVPAVALRFGLILEAYCRGSNYHMKVLMKQGEALNKMKALNDFIKVSSQKATKPQAKEMMHVCMKQETYLEALSNLQCPLNPTVILAEVCVDQCTFMDSKMKPLWIVFNNEEAGGRGVGIIFKNGDDLRQDMLTLQMIQLMDVLWKQEGLDLRMTPYGCLSTGDKTGLIEVVLHSDTIANIQLNKSNMAATAAFNKDALLNWLKSKNPGEALEQAIEEFTLSCAGYCVATYVLGIGDRHSDNIMIRETGQLFHIDFGHFLGNFKTKFGINRERVPFILTYDFVHVIQQGKTTNSEKFERFRDYCEKAYMILRCHGLLFLHLFALMKAAGLPELSCSKDIQYLKDSLALGKTDEEALKHFRLKFNEALRESWKTKVNWLAHNVSKDNRQ; encoded by the exons ATGCCCCCGGGCATCTATTGCCCTGTTGAATTCTGGTCCAAGGAAGAAAACCAAACCATCCAGGTGGACTTCCTGCTGCCTACAGGGATATACCTGAATCTATCTGTATCCTGCAATGCCAGCTTGGGCACCATCAAACAG GTGGTCTGGCGTCACGCACAGTATGAGCCGTTGTATCACATGCTCAGTGACCCCGAAGCGTACGTCTTCACGTGTATCAACCAGACAGCCgagcagcaggagctggaggatgAGCAGCGGCGCCTCTGCGACATTCAGCCCTTCCTGCCTGTCCTTCGACTGGTGGCTCGTGAAGGTGACCGCGTCAAGAAGCTGATTAACTCCCAGATCAGCCTGCTTATTGGGAAAG GTTTGCATGAGTTTGACTCGGTGCGCGACCCGGAGGTGAATGACTTCCGTGCAAAAATGCGACAGTTCTGTGAAGAGAAGGCGGTGAAGCGACAGCAGCTGAGCTGGATGACCTGGATGGAATACAACTTTCCCTTGCAACTGGAGCCCTTGGCCAAAGGTCCCAGGACCGGCCCCCTTCGCATCCCCAACAAGAACATCTTCGTCAACGTCAAGTTTGAGTCTGGCGGG GAGAGCTTCACCTTCCAagtctcccccaaggaattcccTGTCACGTTAATGAGCTATGCCATCAAGAAGCAAGCTACCGTCTTCCGCCACCAGACAGTGGAGAGCCCTGAGGATTATACTCTGCAGGTGAAAGGGAAATGTGAATATCTCTACGGGAACTACCCTCTGTACCAGTTCCAG TACATCCGGAGCTGCCTGCACCATGGTCTGATGCCCCACCTGACGATGGTACACTTCTCCTCCATCATCGCTATGCGAGACGAGCAGACCAACTGCACCGCCCACACCCCGAAGATGGTTTCCAAGCCTCCCCCGCTCCCCAAGAAAAAG CCAACTCACGAGTCTCTCTGGTCCCTTAATCAGCCTTTTTACATTGAACTGGTGCAAGGCAGTAAAGTGAATGCAGATGAGAGGATGAAG TTGGTGGTGCAGGCAGGCCTTTACCATGGCAACGAGATGCTCTGCAAGATGGTGTCAAGCGCCGAGGTGAATGTGTGTTCGGAGCCAGTGTGGAAACAGAGGCTGGATTTTGACATTAGCATCTGTGACTTGCCCCGCATGGCGCGGCTCTGCTTCGCCCTCTACGCTGTCATCGAGAAGGCCAAGAAGGCACGATCCACCAAGAAAAAATCCAAGAAAGCT GACTGTCCAATAGCCTGGGTGAATGTCATGCTCTTTGACTACAAGGACCAGTTGAAAACAGGAGAGTGCTGCCTGCACATGTGGTCGTCATTTCCAG ATGAGAAAGGGGAGCTGTTGAACCCCATGGGCACAGTCCAGAGCAACCCCAACACAGAGAGCGCAGCAGCCCTGGTCATCTGCTTCCCCAGCGTCACACCCCATCCTGTGTACTACCCATCCTTCGAGCAG CTGTTGGAGTTGGGGAGGAACGGAGAGTACACCCGTGCCGCATCAGAGGATCCAGAGGAG aagcagcagctgaggGAGATCCTGGAGCGAAGGAGCCACACCGAACTCTATGAGCATGAGAAGGACCTGGTGTGGAAGATGAGGTACGAGATCCGGGACCAGTACCCAGAGGCCTTGGCAAAGCTCCTCATCATCACCAAGTGGAACAAACATGAGGATGTTGCCCAG ATGATCTCCCTGCTCCGGTCCTGGCCGGAGCTGCCTGTCCTGAATGCCCTGGAGCTGCTGGATTTTAGCTTCCCTGATCGCTATGTTGGTTCCTTCACAATCAACTCATTAAAAAAGCTGAC aGATGACGAATTGTTCCAGTATCTGCTGCAGCTTGTCCAGGTGCTCAAGTATGAATCCTACTTAGACTGTGAATTAACCAAGTTCCTACTGGACAGAGCTTTAGCCAATCGCAAAATAGGACACTTTCTGTTTTGGCATCTCAG GTCAGAGATGCACGTCCCTGCAGTCGCCCTCAGGTTTGGCCTGATTTTGGAGGCCTATTGCAGAGGCAGCAACTACCATATGAAAGTTCTAATGAAGCAG GGGGAAGCACTTAATAAAATGAAAGCCTTGAATGACTTCATTAAAGTGAGCTCTCAGAAGGCCACCAAACCACAAGCCAAGGAGATGATGCATGTGTGCATGAAGCAGGAGACCTATCTCGAGGCACTTTCCAATCTCCAGTGCCCCCTGAACCCCACCGTTATTCTTGCTGAAGTTTG TGTGGATCAGTGCACTTTTATGGACTCCAAGATGAAACCATTGTGGATTGTGTTTAATAATGaagaagcaggtggaaggggagtgggcatcattttcaaaaatggagaCG ATCTCCGTCAGGACATGCTGACTCTGCAGATGATCCAGCTGATGGACGTACTGTGGAagcaggagggtttggacctgag GATGACCCCTTACGGCTGCCTCTCCACAGGCGACAAGACGGGGCTGATCGAAGTCGTCCTGCACTCGGACACCATTGCCAACATCCAACTGAACAAAAGCAACATGGCAGCCACTGCAGCTTTCAACAAGGATGCGCTGCTGAACTGGCTAAAATCCAAGAACCCAGG TGAAGCACTAGAACAAGCCATAGAGGAGTTCACTCTTTCCTGTGCTGGGTACTGTGTGGCAACGTATGTGCTGGGCATAGGGGACCGGCACAGCGACAACATCATGATCCGGGAAACTGGCCAG CTGTTTCATATTGATTTTGGCCACTTCTTGGGGAACTTCAAAACCAAATTTGGTATTAACAGAGAACGGGTTCCTTTTATCTTAACCTATGACTTTGTGCATGTGATCCAGCAAGGGAAAACTACCAACAGTGAAAAGTTTGAAAG ATTCAGGGATTACTGTGAAAAAGCCTACATGATCCTGAGGTGCCATGGTCTTCTCTTCCTGCATTTGTTTGCACTGATGAAAGCTGCTGGCCTGCCAGAACTCAGCTGCTCTAAAGACATTCAGTATCTCAAG GATTCtctagctttaggaaaaacagatgagGAGGCATTGAAGCACTTCAGACTAAAATTTAATGAAGCCCTTCGAGAGAGCTGGAAAACCAAAGTGAACTGGTTGGCACACAATGTATCCAAAGATAACAGACAGTAA
- the PIK3CD gene encoding phosphatidylinositol 4,5-bisphosphate 3-kinase catalytic subunit delta isoform isoform X3: protein MPPGIYCPVEFWSKEENQTIQVDFLLPTGIYLNLSVSCNASLGTIKQVVWRHAQYEPLYHMLSDPEAYVFTCINQTAEQQELEDEQRRLCDIQPFLPVLRLVAREGDRVKKLINSQISLLIGKAAAADYQGPVTLLLCGSSLFISTPHSGLHEFDSVRDPEVNDFRAKMRQFCEEKAVKRQQLSWMTWMEYNFPLQLEPLAKGPRTGPLRIPNKNIFVNVKFESGGESFTFQVSPKEFPVTLMSYAIKKQATVFRHQTVESPEDYTLQVKGKCEYLYGNYPLYQFQYIRSCLHHGLMPHLTMVHFSSIIAMRDEQTNCTAHTPKMVSKPPPLPKKKPTHESLWSLNQPFYIELVQGSKVNADERMKDCPIAWVNVMLFDYKDQLKTGECCLHMWSSFPDEKGELLNPMGTVQSNPNTESAAALVICFPSVTPHPVYYPSFEQLLELGRNGEYTRAASEDPEEKQQLREILERRSHTELYEHEKDLVWKMRYEIRDQYPEALAKLLIITKWNKHEDVAQMISLLRSWPELPVLNALELLDFSFPDRYVGSFTINSLKKLTDDELFQYLLQLVQVLKYESYLDCELTKFLLDRALANRKIGHFLFWHLRSEMHVPAVALRFGLILEAYCRGSNYHMKVLMKQGEALNKMKALNDFIKVSSQKATKPQAKEMMHVCMKQETYLEALSNLQCPLNPTVILAEVCVDQCTFMDSKMKPLWIVFNNEEAGGRGVGIIFKNGDDLRQDMLTLQMIQLMDVLWKQEGLDLRMTPYGCLSTGDKTGLIEVVLHSDTIANIQLNKSNMAATAAFNKDALLNWLKSKNPGEALEQAIEEFTLSCAGYCVATYVLGIGDRHSDNIMIRETGQLFHIDFGHFLGNFKTKFGINRERVPFILTYDFVHVIQQGKTTNSEKFERFRDYCEKAYMILRCHGLLFLHLFALMKAAGLPELSCSKDIQYLKDSLALGKTDEEALKHFRLKFNEALRESWKTKVNWLAHNVSKDNRQ from the exons ATGCCCCCGGGCATCTATTGCCCTGTTGAATTCTGGTCCAAGGAAGAAAACCAAACCATCCAGGTGGACTTCCTGCTGCCTACAGGGATATACCTGAATCTATCTGTATCCTGCAATGCCAGCTTGGGCACCATCAAACAG GTGGTCTGGCGTCACGCACAGTATGAGCCGTTGTATCACATGCTCAGTGACCCCGAAGCGTACGTCTTCACGTGTATCAACCAGACAGCCgagcagcaggagctggaggatgAGCAGCGGCGCCTCTGCGACATTCAGCCCTTCCTGCCTGTCCTTCGACTGGTGGCTCGTGAAGGTGACCGCGTCAAGAAGCTGATTAACTCCCAGATCAGCCTGCTTATTGGGAAAG CAGCGGCAGCTGATTATCAAGGACCAGTGACCCTACTGCTATGTGGATCATCTCTCTTCATTTCAACACCCCACTCAGGTTTGCATGAGTTTGACTCGGTGCGCGACCCGGAGGTGAATGACTTCCGTGCAAAAATGCGACAGTTCTGTGAAGAGAAGGCGGTGAAGCGACAGCAGCTGAGCTGGATGACCTGGATGGAATACAACTTTCCCTTGCAACTGGAGCCCTTGGCCAAAGGTCCCAGGACCGGCCCCCTTCGCATCCCCAACAAGAACATCTTCGTCAACGTCAAGTTTGAGTCTGGCGGG GAGAGCTTCACCTTCCAagtctcccccaaggaattcccTGTCACGTTAATGAGCTATGCCATCAAGAAGCAAGCTACCGTCTTCCGCCACCAGACAGTGGAGAGCCCTGAGGATTATACTCTGCAGGTGAAAGGGAAATGTGAATATCTCTACGGGAACTACCCTCTGTACCAGTTCCAG TACATCCGGAGCTGCCTGCACCATGGTCTGATGCCCCACCTGACGATGGTACACTTCTCCTCCATCATCGCTATGCGAGACGAGCAGACCAACTGCACCGCCCACACCCCGAAGATGGTTTCCAAGCCTCCCCCGCTCCCCAAGAAAAAG CCAACTCACGAGTCTCTCTGGTCCCTTAATCAGCCTTTTTACATTGAACTGGTGCAAGGCAGTAAAGTGAATGCAGATGAGAGGATGAAG GACTGTCCAATAGCCTGGGTGAATGTCATGCTCTTTGACTACAAGGACCAGTTGAAAACAGGAGAGTGCTGCCTGCACATGTGGTCGTCATTTCCAG ATGAGAAAGGGGAGCTGTTGAACCCCATGGGCACAGTCCAGAGCAACCCCAACACAGAGAGCGCAGCAGCCCTGGTCATCTGCTTCCCCAGCGTCACACCCCATCCTGTGTACTACCCATCCTTCGAGCAG CTGTTGGAGTTGGGGAGGAACGGAGAGTACACCCGTGCCGCATCAGAGGATCCAGAGGAG aagcagcagctgaggGAGATCCTGGAGCGAAGGAGCCACACCGAACTCTATGAGCATGAGAAGGACCTGGTGTGGAAGATGAGGTACGAGATCCGGGACCAGTACCCAGAGGCCTTGGCAAAGCTCCTCATCATCACCAAGTGGAACAAACATGAGGATGTTGCCCAG ATGATCTCCCTGCTCCGGTCCTGGCCGGAGCTGCCTGTCCTGAATGCCCTGGAGCTGCTGGATTTTAGCTTCCCTGATCGCTATGTTGGTTCCTTCACAATCAACTCATTAAAAAAGCTGAC aGATGACGAATTGTTCCAGTATCTGCTGCAGCTTGTCCAGGTGCTCAAGTATGAATCCTACTTAGACTGTGAATTAACCAAGTTCCTACTGGACAGAGCTTTAGCCAATCGCAAAATAGGACACTTTCTGTTTTGGCATCTCAG GTCAGAGATGCACGTCCCTGCAGTCGCCCTCAGGTTTGGCCTGATTTTGGAGGCCTATTGCAGAGGCAGCAACTACCATATGAAAGTTCTAATGAAGCAG GGGGAAGCACTTAATAAAATGAAAGCCTTGAATGACTTCATTAAAGTGAGCTCTCAGAAGGCCACCAAACCACAAGCCAAGGAGATGATGCATGTGTGCATGAAGCAGGAGACCTATCTCGAGGCACTTTCCAATCTCCAGTGCCCCCTGAACCCCACCGTTATTCTTGCTGAAGTTTG TGTGGATCAGTGCACTTTTATGGACTCCAAGATGAAACCATTGTGGATTGTGTTTAATAATGaagaagcaggtggaaggggagtgggcatcattttcaaaaatggagaCG ATCTCCGTCAGGACATGCTGACTCTGCAGATGATCCAGCTGATGGACGTACTGTGGAagcaggagggtttggacctgag GATGACCCCTTACGGCTGCCTCTCCACAGGCGACAAGACGGGGCTGATCGAAGTCGTCCTGCACTCGGACACCATTGCCAACATCCAACTGAACAAAAGCAACATGGCAGCCACTGCAGCTTTCAACAAGGATGCGCTGCTGAACTGGCTAAAATCCAAGAACCCAGG TGAAGCACTAGAACAAGCCATAGAGGAGTTCACTCTTTCCTGTGCTGGGTACTGTGTGGCAACGTATGTGCTGGGCATAGGGGACCGGCACAGCGACAACATCATGATCCGGGAAACTGGCCAG CTGTTTCATATTGATTTTGGCCACTTCTTGGGGAACTTCAAAACCAAATTTGGTATTAACAGAGAACGGGTTCCTTTTATCTTAACCTATGACTTTGTGCATGTGATCCAGCAAGGGAAAACTACCAACAGTGAAAAGTTTGAAAG ATTCAGGGATTACTGTGAAAAAGCCTACATGATCCTGAGGTGCCATGGTCTTCTCTTCCTGCATTTGTTTGCACTGATGAAAGCTGCTGGCCTGCCAGAACTCAGCTGCTCTAAAGACATTCAGTATCTCAAG GATTCtctagctttaggaaaaacagatgagGAGGCATTGAAGCACTTCAGACTAAAATTTAATGAAGCCCTTCGAGAGAGCTGGAAAACCAAAGTGAACTGGTTGGCACACAATGTATCCAAAGATAACAGACAGTAA